From Diaminobutyricibacter sp. McL0608, one genomic window encodes:
- the uxaC gene encoding glucuronate isomerase, with translation MQLPRRRDPDRLLPADPHTRAIARDLYLRVSDAPIVSPHGHVPVEWLAEDRRFRDPADLLITHDHYVTRLLHAEGVDLKQLGVDGTSDPRAVWRLLADNWHLFAGTASGYWLEEALSSVLGVDMELSSANSDPIYDQIAARLAEPEFTPRALFERFGIEVLATTDDPLADLAHHDVLRNSGLRVVPTFRPDKYLDPDARGFADNVDRLLTLAGEPTTFAGYLAALEGRRRHFIEHGAVSADHGVEEPLALELAPADAQQLFAEVIAETADADGKRAFRAHMLFQMARMSVEDGLVMTVHAGVLRNHHTETFERFGPDTGHDIPVRTDFVRGLRPLLERFGNEDGFHLVLFAVDETVYSRELAPLAGFYRSVYIGAPWWFLDAPDAIGRFRSAVTETAGFFRGSGFIDDTRAFLSIPARHDTARRADAAFLARYVAEGRIALGVAEQIADELVGPLPKRVFKL, from the coding sequence ATGCAACTGCCGCGACGCCGCGACCCGGACCGCCTTCTTCCCGCGGATCCGCACACCCGGGCAATCGCGCGCGACCTGTATCTGCGCGTATCGGACGCTCCGATCGTCTCGCCACATGGTCACGTCCCGGTTGAATGGCTGGCAGAGGATCGGCGGTTCCGCGACCCTGCAGACCTTCTCATCACCCACGACCACTACGTGACCCGGCTGCTGCACGCCGAAGGTGTCGACCTGAAGCAGCTTGGGGTGGACGGCACGTCGGACCCGCGTGCGGTGTGGCGTTTGCTTGCCGACAATTGGCACCTCTTCGCAGGCACGGCCTCCGGCTACTGGCTGGAGGAGGCGCTGAGTTCGGTGCTCGGGGTCGACATGGAACTCAGTTCGGCAAACTCCGACCCGATCTACGACCAGATCGCAGCCCGGCTCGCTGAACCGGAGTTCACGCCGCGTGCCCTGTTCGAACGATTCGGCATCGAGGTGCTTGCCACGACGGACGACCCGCTCGCCGATCTCGCGCATCACGACGTGCTGCGGAATTCCGGTCTCCGCGTCGTGCCCACGTTCCGGCCGGACAAATATCTCGATCCCGACGCGCGCGGGTTTGCCGACAACGTTGACCGCCTTTTGACGCTCGCGGGAGAGCCGACGACGTTTGCCGGCTACCTCGCGGCGCTGGAGGGACGTCGTCGACACTTCATCGAGCACGGTGCGGTGTCCGCTGACCACGGGGTCGAGGAACCCCTCGCGCTGGAACTGGCCCCTGCCGACGCACAGCAGCTCTTCGCGGAGGTCATCGCAGAGACGGCGGATGCGGACGGTAAGCGAGCATTCCGGGCTCACATGTTGTTCCAGATGGCCCGCATGAGTGTCGAAGACGGCCTCGTGATGACCGTTCACGCCGGTGTGCTCCGCAACCACCACACGGAGACGTTCGAACGCTTCGGTCCGGACACCGGCCATGACATCCCGGTACGCACCGATTTTGTCCGGGGCCTCCGGCCGCTCCTGGAGCGGTTCGGGAACGAGGACGGATTCCACCTGGTGCTCTTCGCGGTCGATGAAACGGTGTACTCGCGGGAGCTCGCCCCCTTGGCCGGCTTCTATCGCAGCGTGTACATCGGGGCGCCGTGGTGGTTCCTGGACGCGCCGGATGCGATCGGACGGTTCAGGTCGGCGGTGACGGAAACCGCGGGGTTCTTCCGCGGGTCCGGCTTCATCGACGATACGCGCGCCTTCCTCTCCATCCCGGCGCGGCACGACACGGCCCGACGCGCGGATGCAGCCTTCCTTGCCCGCTATGTCGCTGAGGGCAGGATCGCTCTTGGCGTCGCCGAGCAGATCGCAGACGAACTGGTTGGGCCGTTGCCGAAGAGAGTCTTCAAGCTGTGA
- a CDS encoding mannitol dehydrogenase family protein has translation MTATPTAPLLTHDALPHPEGVPPVRIVHLGLGAFHRSHQAWYTAHAADADRWGIAAFTGRRPDAAEVLTAQGCVYTLVERGPEKDRFELIGSIVEAVARDDIASFVTKFASPEIAVVTLTVTEAGYRTDATGALDLDDPDVRSDIELLRDILSQQHPVPPSAGSGPRTVLGRLLLGLHFRRLADAPPIAIVPCDNLPENGLVVRRALGRLAQEADPSLADWLPGGASFVSTSVDRITPRLDPDDRTLVATATGWFDETPVVTEPFADWVLAGDFPSGRPQWETAGARFVDDITPWEARKLWMLNGAHTLLASSGRLRGHKTVAEAFADPVCRAQVDELWEEAVRNLPTVETVQYRRDLAERFANPRIVHRLDQIAEGSRTKIRLRIVPVAMAERAAGRSAVGSATAIAAWILQEADGADAGATVRDLAPELADDDEFAKTIKHLLSAMQADRTPEKVGMNR, from the coding sequence GTGACCGCCACACCCACCGCCCCACTTCTCACCCACGATGCGCTCCCGCACCCTGAGGGCGTCCCACCCGTTCGGATCGTGCACCTCGGGCTTGGAGCCTTCCATCGCTCCCACCAGGCCTGGTACACGGCGCACGCCGCGGATGCCGACCGCTGGGGCATCGCCGCGTTCACCGGGCGACGGCCGGATGCGGCTGAGGTCCTCACCGCGCAGGGCTGCGTCTACACGCTGGTCGAGCGTGGACCCGAGAAGGACCGTTTCGAGCTGATCGGCAGCATTGTCGAAGCGGTAGCTAGGGATGACATCGCCAGCTTCGTCACGAAATTCGCGTCTCCGGAGATCGCTGTTGTCACCCTGACGGTCACCGAAGCTGGATACCGGACGGATGCGACGGGTGCGCTGGACCTGGACGATCCGGACGTCCGCTCAGACATTGAGCTTCTCCGGGACATTCTCTCGCAGCAGCATCCCGTGCCGCCGTCGGCCGGTTCTGGACCCCGAACCGTTCTCGGTCGTCTGCTGCTCGGACTGCACTTCCGCCGGCTCGCGGACGCGCCGCCGATCGCTATCGTGCCTTGTGACAACCTGCCCGAGAACGGACTTGTGGTCCGCCGCGCCCTCGGTCGACTCGCCCAGGAGGCCGACCCCAGCCTGGCGGACTGGCTCCCAGGCGGCGCGTCCTTCGTGTCCACCTCGGTCGACCGCATCACGCCTCGACTCGACCCGGACGACCGCACGCTCGTCGCCACTGCCACGGGGTGGTTCGACGAGACACCCGTCGTGACCGAACCTTTCGCGGACTGGGTGCTCGCGGGGGACTTCCCATCGGGCCGGCCGCAATGGGAGACCGCCGGTGCACGGTTCGTCGACGACATCACGCCCTGGGAGGCTCGAAAACTCTGGATGCTGAACGGTGCCCACACACTGCTCGCGTCGTCCGGGCGGCTGCGTGGGCATAAGACCGTTGCGGAGGCGTTCGCCGACCCGGTATGCCGCGCCCAGGTCGACGAGCTATGGGAGGAAGCGGTGCGGAATCTCCCGACCGTCGAAACGGTCCAGTATCGGCGTGACCTCGCGGAGCGGTTCGCGAACCCCAGGATTGTTCACCGGCTCGACCAGATCGCCGAAGGGTCGCGTACCAAGATTCGGCTCCGCATCGTCCCGGTCGCGATGGCGGAGCGGGCCGCGGGCCGTAGTGCCGTCGGCAGCGCAACCGCCATCGCTGCGTGGATTCTCCAGGAAGCAGATGGCGCCGATGCAGGCGCCACGGTTCGGGATCTCGCGCCCGAACTAGCCGACGACGATGAATTCGCGAAGACCATCAAGCACCTCCTGTCGGCCATGCAGGCTGACCGCACACCCGAGAAAGTAGGAATGAACCGATGA
- a CDS encoding glycoside hydrolase family 1 protein encodes MTTFPDGFLWGASTAPHQIEGNNLNSDFWANEGRVPGMERSGDACDSYHRYREDMQLLAEAGFNSYRFGIEWARIEPEPGLISRAELAHYRRMIDTATELGLTPFVTLHHFTNPRWFAEQGGWTAPGAIDRFRGYVETATSILDGVEWVATMNEPNMLAMMTGMAVFMQQAQKDGEEWQSPTVDTDGPRPTLPAPKPEIGRIFVEAHHAVRDIVRDRTGARVGWTVANRAFETRPGGEEKRRELEYIWEDLYLEGSRGDDFVGVQSYSAQWVNGEGIEPYPPHPDNTLVGSAYRPDALGIAVRHTAEVTGGVPIVVTENGIATHDDTRRVAYMDEALRHLGLAIADGVDVRGYLHWTLLDNYEWGHWEPTFGLIEVDRETFVRTPKPSLGWLGGVARRNSRPEPA; translated from the coding sequence ATGACGACCTTCCCCGACGGCTTCCTCTGGGGCGCCTCGACCGCGCCACACCAGATCGAGGGCAACAACCTCAACAGCGACTTCTGGGCAAACGAGGGCCGAGTACCGGGCATGGAACGCAGCGGCGACGCCTGCGACAGCTATCACCGTTATCGGGAGGACATGCAACTTCTCGCCGAGGCAGGATTCAACTCCTACCGATTCGGGATCGAGTGGGCGCGAATCGAGCCAGAGCCGGGCCTGATCTCCCGTGCCGAACTGGCGCACTACCGCCGGATGATCGACACGGCGACCGAACTGGGGCTCACGCCATTCGTGACCTTGCATCACTTCACGAACCCGCGTTGGTTCGCGGAGCAGGGCGGCTGGACCGCCCCTGGAGCTATCGACCGTTTCCGCGGGTACGTCGAGACGGCGACCAGCATCCTTGACGGCGTGGAGTGGGTGGCGACCATGAACGAGCCCAACATGCTCGCGATGATGACCGGTATGGCCGTCTTCATGCAGCAGGCGCAGAAGGACGGTGAGGAGTGGCAGAGCCCGACCGTCGACACGGATGGACCGCGCCCGACACTGCCAGCACCAAAACCTGAGATCGGCCGGATCTTCGTGGAGGCTCACCACGCCGTCCGTGACATCGTACGCGACCGCACAGGAGCTCGGGTGGGCTGGACGGTGGCCAACCGTGCCTTCGAGACCCGGCCCGGCGGCGAGGAGAAGCGCCGCGAACTCGAGTACATCTGGGAGGATCTCTACCTCGAGGGCTCGCGCGGCGACGACTTCGTCGGCGTCCAGTCGTATTCCGCGCAGTGGGTGAACGGGGAGGGCATCGAGCCGTACCCCCCGCACCCTGACAACACCCTTGTCGGCAGCGCCTACCGCCCCGACGCCCTCGGGATCGCGGTGCGACACACAGCTGAGGTCACCGGCGGCGTCCCGATCGTCGTCACCGAGAACGGCATTGCCACCCACGACGACACACGCCGCGTCGCGTACATGGACGAAGCTCTCCGTCACCTCGGACTCGCGATCGCTGACGGCGTCGACGTGCGCGGCTACCTGCACTGGACGCTCCTCGACAACTACGAGTGGGGTCACTGGGAGCCGACTTTCGGCCTCATCGAGGTCGACCGCGAAACGTTCGTTCGCACGCCCAAGCCCAGCCTGGGCTGGCTGGGTGGCGTTGCGCGGCGAAACAGCCGGCCCGAGCCCGCGTGA